One segment of Candidatus Buchananbacteria bacterium CG10_big_fil_rev_8_21_14_0_10_42_9 DNA contains the following:
- a CDS encoding HIT family protein, which yields MADCIFCKIVTGDIPSTKVYEDDNFLAFLDIAPITPGHTLVIPKEHVTDTLDMDENTLKELAVRVKKIAHAIVDGLDVKALNIGVNNGADAGQVVFHAHWHLIPRRPNDGLKLWPGGGYRDQEEVQSTAEAIRNQLQ from the coding sequence ATGGCAGATTGTATTTTTTGTAAAATTGTCACAGGTGATATTCCTTCAACTAAAGTTTACGAAGACGATAATTTTTTAGCTTTTTTAGACATTGCGCCAATTACTCCCGGGCATACTTTAGTGATTCCTAAAGAGCATGTGACTGACACTTTAGACATGGATGAAAATACTCTGAAAGAATTAGCAGTGAGGGTAAAAAAAATTGCCCATGCGATTGTTGACGGTTTGGACGTAAAGGCGTTAAATATAGGAGTAAATAACGGTGCTGACGCGGGCCAAGTAGTCTTTCATGCACATTGGCATTTAATCCCAAGGCGCCCAAATGATGGACTAAAATTGTGGCCCGGCGGGGGTTATCGCGATCAAGAAGAAGTTCAAAGTACGGCGGAGGCTATTAGAAATCAATTACAATGA
- a CDS encoding non-canonical purine NTP pyrophosphatase (HAM1-like protein;i t is suspected that this protein functions to remove nonstandard bases such as xanthine or inosine) gives MREILFVTTSRHKVKEANEIAKEFGLKLIQHDFDYPENQDKTIEEIVSQAARQMADKLNQLVVVEDAGLFLEAYENFPGPLSKFVFNTIGNEGIFKLLEGKDRGAYFKAVYGYCQPRQEPKLFTGISRGQITTQAKALEVDDMPWDYIFIPAGYEKVTSEIMNQKKDFSARAKAVKKLAEYINSK, from the coding sequence ATGCGCGAAATACTTTTTGTCACTACCAGCCGCCACAAAGTTAAAGAAGCCAACGAGATTGCAAAAGAGTTTGGCTTAAAGCTGATCCAACATGATTTTGACTACCCGGAAAACCAAGACAAAACGATAGAAGAGATAGTATCCCAGGCGGCGAGGCAAATGGCTGATAAATTAAATCAGTTAGTCGTGGTTGAGGATGCGGGATTATTTTTAGAGGCGTATGAGAATTTTCCAGGGCCTCTTTCCAAGTTTGTTTTCAACACGATTGGCAATGAGGGTATTTTTAAATTACTAGAGGGCAAAGATAGGGGCGCGTACTTTAAGGCTGTGTATGGGTATTGCCAACCGAGGCAAGAGCCAAAATTATTTACCGGAATTTCCCGCGGCCAAATTACTACGCAAGCAAAAGCATTAGAAGTTGACGACATGCCTTGGGATTACATTTTTATACCAGCAGGATATGAAAAAGTAACTTCAGAGATTATGAACCAAAAGAAAGATTTTTCTGCCCGCGCGAAAGCGGTTAAGAAATTGGCAGAATATATTAATAGTAAATAA
- a CDS encoding dTDP-4-dehydrorhamnose 3,5-epimerase, which translates to MIEGVIVKKLQKFEDERGWLMETHRDDEQESRPAMSYFSKTLQGVVRGPHEHETQSDQFVFTGPGNFEFHLWDNREGSKTYGQHEVMEVGENNPTSIFVPPGVVHGYKCLSEEGYDLNLPDKLYKGEGKKDEVDEIRHENDDNSPFRIE; encoded by the coding sequence ATGATTGAAGGTGTTATTGTTAAAAAATTACAAAAGTTTGAAGATGAGCGCGGCTGGCTGATGGAAACGCATCGCGACGATGAGCAAGAGTCTCGGCCCGCCATGAGCTATTTTTCTAAAACATTGCAAGGCGTGGTACGCGGCCCGCATGAGCATGAAACGCAATCCGATCAATTTGTTTTTACTGGACCGGGAAACTTTGAATTTCATTTGTGGGATAATCGTGAAGGTTCAAAAACATACGGCCAGCATGAAGTTATGGAGGTGGGCGAAAATAATCCCACCAGCATATTTGTCCCACCGGGGGTAGTGCACGGCTATAAGTGTTTAAGTGAAGAAGGTTATGACTTGAACTTGCCAGACAAGTTATACAAAGGTGAAGGGAAAAAAGATGAGGTTGATGAAATTCGCCATGAAAACGACGATAATAGCCCTTTTAGAATCGAATAA